From the Candidatus Woesearchaeota archaeon genome, one window contains:
- a CDS encoding NAD(P)/FAD-dependent oxidoreductase, whose product MIAIIGAGPVGSWTAYNLAKAGKEVTLFEDHEVIGSPVQCTGVLTSTITEILPPKKEYFANEISRIEAIAPDNTSVELKLKKKEHIYHRTRFDQYLAGMARDAGAKVLTSHRFLDYSPGLGKIRLRTGGKIVEYNAERVIGCDGPSSQVAKSAGLYGKREFFVGAQALVKLKNDPELYKTYFGSVCPGLFAWAVPEDENHVRLGLADRKNPHALFQLLMKRVGAKKIVEQQGGLIPIYNPKLRTMSWDGKVMLVGDAATQVKATTAGGIIQGMTAGQIAAGCILENRNYEKEWRKTLGRELWLHLELRKLLDKFSDKDYNRLIGSMKKKSVKKVLEHESRDRPISLLWKLFLAEPGLSRHGLKFFSRKRDDV is encoded by the coding sequence ATGATTGCAATTATAGGTGCGGGGCCTGTTGGATCATGGACAGCCTACAATCTTGCCAAGGCTGGAAAAGAAGTGACGCTTTTTGAAGACCATGAGGTAATTGGAAGCCCTGTACAGTGCACAGGCGTTCTTACAAGCACAATAACTGAGATTTTGCCCCCGAAAAAGGAGTATTTTGCCAATGAAATCAGCAGGATTGAGGCAATTGCGCCTGACAACACCAGTGTTGAGCTGAAGCTTAAGAAAAAAGAGCATATCTACCACAGGACAAGGTTTGACCAGTATCTTGCAGGCATGGCCCGGGATGCGGGTGCAAAGGTCCTGACTTCCCACAGATTCCTGGATTACAGCCCAGGATTGGGAAAAATCAGGCTTAGGACAGGGGGAAAGATAGTTGAATACAATGCTGAGCGTGTTATTGGCTGTGACGGGCCGTCAAGCCAGGTGGCAAAATCGGCAGGGCTATATGGCAAGAGGGAATTCTTTGTGGGCGCGCAGGCACTGGTCAAGCTGAAAAATGACCCTGAGCTTTACAAAACTTATTTTGGCAGTGTATGCCCTGGATTGTTTGCATGGGCTGTGCCGGAAGATGAAAACCATGTCAGGCTTGGCCTGGCAGACAGGAAAAATCCACATGCATTGTTCCAGCTTTTGATGAAAAGGGTGGGAGCAAAAAAGATAGTTGAGCAGCAGGGCGGATTGATACCAATATATAATCCGAAATTGCGGACAATGTCATGGGATGGAAAGGTTATGCTGGTTGGCGATGCAGCAACGCAGGTTAAAGCCACGACAGCAGGAGGGATAATTCAGGGCATGACAGCTGGCCAGATTGCTGCCGGGTGCATTCTTGAAAACAGGAATTATGAAAAAGAATGGCGGAAAACGCTGGGCAGGGAATTATGGCTGCACCTTGAGCTTAGAAAACTGCTGGACAAGTTCTCAGACAAGGACTATAACCGGCTCATCGGAAGCATGAAAAAGAAATCAGTGAAAAAAGTGCTCGAACATGAAAGCAGGGACAGGCCAATAAGCCTCTTGTGGAAATTATTTCTTGCAGAGCCTGGCCTGTCGAGGCATGGATTGAAATTTTTCAGCAGGAAAAGGGATGATGTTTAA
- a CDS encoding VTT domain-containing protein — MKAHNWFILGLCILAATFFHALSSQSFQVLHYVFIALGTFFIVGAFISGGGSIKTGDEARDPKEIGSKSIFKIKTLAYVLLICIAGAMYFFFDRFIIAWAQTVPWLWAVIQHFSEQMQGHTLLGLFYVAFIGSIFFTPLPVEVAVVYYLAIGYPIPMLLLILLLGAVLGEILNYSFGFALGGPILRYFVGEKFGMWQRRIEKFGGLVIFLVSFLPLPLGLVAVLLGGLKYPIKRFLFWMGLGRLFRYSTVIVLQIYFSAHMPAWLGSLTG; from the coding sequence ATGAAGGCGCATAACTGGTTCATCCTGGGGCTTTGCATCCTTGCCGCAACCTTTTTCCACGCATTGTCCTCTCAATCATTTCAGGTTCTCCATTATGTTTTCATCGCGCTTGGGACTTTTTTTATTGTCGGGGCATTCATTTCAGGCGGCGGAAGCATCAAGACAGGGGACGAAGCCCGGGACCCCAAGGAAATTGGAAGCAAAAGCATTTTCAAGATAAAGACCCTGGCCTATGTCCTGCTTATCTGCATTGCCGGCGCGATGTACTTTTTTTTTGACCGCTTTATTATTGCATGGGCACAGACTGTGCCCTGGCTTTGGGCAGTGATCCAGCATTTTTCAGAGCAAATGCAGGGCCATACTTTGCTCGGGCTTTTCTACGTTGCATTTATCGGGTCGATTTTCTTTACTCCCCTGCCGGTTGAAGTTGCGGTTGTTTACTACCTTGCCATAGGATACCCCATCCCCATGCTGCTGCTAATCCTGCTGTTGGGCGCTGTTTTAGGCGAAATTCTTAACTATTCTTTTGGCTTTGCGCTCGGCGGGCCAATTCTAAGATATTTTGTCGGCGAGAAATTCGGGATGTGGCAAAGGCGCATTGAAAAATTCGGGGGATTGGTGATTTTTCTGGTGAGTTTCCTGCCTCTTCCCCTTGGGCTAGTGGCAGTCTTGCTCGGCGGCTTGAAATACCCGATAAAGCGATTTCTTTTCTGGATGGGGCTTGGCCGCCTGTTTAGGTACTCAACTGTCATAGTTCTGCAGATTTATTTTTCAGCCCACATGCCTGCATGGCTTGGCAGCCTTACGGGCTAG
- a CDS encoding PGF-pre-PGF domain-containing protein: MKNKAILPTAAILIALLLAYLAMSDSVTSPSVSGANISGTYTFNCTIDSINNATNVSFYMVNSTNTMPLGVDYNTSHSEGSQNFYNITYNTNTLGSGSYTLYCNASNASLATASVSRPVTVDYNAPSVTINLPTAKLYNTSTLILNVSASDLGTGAYTVTYRYRNLSNDILSSFAGMTKDSSNYWILDFTSIASTLDDGNYSFDFNATDFVALSGNSSVWGIAFDRSIPNVDYSSASSSDGANQTSAAFNVNVTANDSSSIATVTLILDGLSNASLSGTGGVYSVRKTLATEGTYTYYVRVNDSAGNVNVTGARTISYDNTAPVINISNPANASTVANSYFNVSVNVTELLPNSTFCSYNVTNADTGATVRVGSLDAAGYASLSGTSRFFTITPAFTQLTDGNHTINVTCKDMLGKQASAKNYVTVADTTGPVISNVDSSSTSTSGTISWTTDEDSTSEVICGTVTNPTASCKSSATYTDTHSLTVSDLDSGTKYYYLVKSCDLAGTCTTSSPAGNFTTASIGSSSSSSSSSSSGGGGGDTTEASSVTQVWDSVPPGVLISKAISNTNIPVTKVSFTLATSASNAELKITGLTSRPGSATEPETTAYKYFEITKTNIPDVSLATIEIEFTVTRKWITDNNIDEAKIALLRWVNSAWAKLETKAVKSTSTEVTFSAKSPGFSYFAISGEAAATTEDLHADAAAETDDTAQNASQEDIYETLGDAPAGDTATGTGQEETAGSGQETTDGSASGSSRKALTWIIIIAVILVIAAALIYFVYGRRGSGGFGLQMGKESESQSAHSFSSDSSERDHKDAGNKEPPEQERKSYI, from the coding sequence GTGAAAAATAAAGCAATTCTGCCGACAGCAGCAATCCTGATAGCATTGTTATTGGCATACCTTGCCATGTCAGACAGTGTCACATCCCCTTCAGTTTCTGGTGCCAACATTTCAGGCACCTACACATTTAACTGCACAATTGACAGCATAAACAATGCCACAAATGTAAGCTTCTACATGGTCAATTCCACTAATACAATGCCCTTGGGCGTAGACTACAATACAAGCCATTCTGAAGGCTCGCAGAATTTTTACAACATTACTTACAATACCAACACGCTTGGGTCAGGCTCTTATACATTGTACTGCAATGCATCAAATGCTTCGCTTGCCACTGCTTCTGTTTCCAGGCCTGTCACAGTTGACTATAATGCACCATCTGTCACAATCAATCTTCCAACAGCAAAACTGTACAACACAAGCACCCTAATCTTGAATGTCAGTGCATCGGACCTGGGCACCGGCGCGTATACAGTAACATACAGGTACAGGAACCTATCAAACGACATACTTAGCTCATTTGCAGGCATGACCAAGGACTCGTCCAACTACTGGATACTTGACTTTACATCAATTGCCTCAACACTGGATGACGGAAATTACAGCTTTGATTTCAATGCCACAGACTTTGTGGCATTGTCAGGCAACAGTTCAGTCTGGGGCATTGCCTTTGACAGGTCTATACCAAATGTTGATTATTCAAGCGCTTCATCTTCTGATGGCGCTAACCAGACATCTGCAGCGTTCAATGTGAATGTCACTGCCAATGACAGCAGCTCAATTGCCACTGTCACGCTCATCCTTGACGGCCTCTCCAATGCTTCCTTATCTGGCACAGGCGGGGTGTACAGTGTGAGAAAAACCCTGGCAACAGAGGGCACTTACACTTATTACGTCAGGGTAAATGACTCAGCAGGCAATGTCAATGTCACCGGCGCCAGGACAATAAGCTATGACAACACTGCGCCTGTCATCAATATCTCAAATCCTGCAAATGCAAGCACTGTGGCAAACAGCTACTTCAATGTTTCTGTGAATGTCACTGAACTACTTCCCAATTCAACTTTCTGCTCTTACAATGTCACAAATGCCGATACTGGCGCAACAGTGAGGGTCGGGTCGCTTGATGCCGCAGGTTATGCAAGCCTTTCAGGCACAAGCAGGTTTTTCACAATAACACCTGCCTTCACCCAGCTTACCGACGGCAACCACACAATCAATGTTACCTGCAAGGACATGCTCGGCAAGCAGGCATCTGCCAAGAACTATGTGACAGTCGCAGATACAACAGGCCCAGTCATATCAAATGTCGATTCCAGCTCAACCTCAACTTCAGGCACAATTTCCTGGACAACAGATGAGGATTCCACTTCAGAAGTAATCTGCGGGACAGTAACCAATCCAACTGCATCCTGCAAAAGCAGCGCAACCTATACCGACACACATAGCTTAACAGTCTCAGACCTGGACAGCGGAACAAAATATTATTATCTTGTCAAAAGCTGCGACTTGGCGGGAACATGCACTACATCAAGTCCAGCCGGGAATTTTACAACAGCTTCCATTGGCAGCAGTTCATCGAGCAGCTCAAGCAGCAGCTCAGGCGGCGGAGGCGGCGACACAACTGAAGCCTCATCTGTAACGCAAGTCTGGGATTCTGTTCCTCCGGGAGTGCTTATATCAAAGGCAATATCCAACACAAACATACCTGTTACAAAAGTGAGCTTCACCCTTGCCACATCTGCCTCAAATGCCGAGCTCAAGATTACCGGGCTCACTTCGAGGCCCGGCAGCGCAACAGAGCCGGAAACAACAGCATACAAATATTTTGAAATCACCAAGACAAACATTCCCGATGTTTCTCTTGCCACAATTGAAATTGAGTTCACTGTAACCAGGAAATGGATTACAGACAATAATATAGATGAAGCAAAAATTGCCTTGCTCAGGTGGGTCAACAGCGCATGGGCAAAGCTTGAGACAAAGGCTGTCAAATCCACAAGCACGGAAGTGACATTTAGCGCAAAGTCGCCTGGTTTCAGCTATTTTGCAATTTCTGGCGAGGCAGCAGCCACAACCGAAGATCTGCACGCGGATGCAGCTGCAGAAACCGATGATACGGCGCAAAATGCAAGCCAGGAAGATATCTATGAAACCTTGGGTGATGCACCTGCAGGAGATACAGCCACCGGAACAGGCCAGGAAGAAACAGCAGGTTCCGGCCAGGAGACAACAGATGGCTCAGCGTCTGGGAGTTCCAGGAAGGCGCTCACCTGGATTATTATTATTGCAGTGATTTTGGTTATTGCAGCAGCTCTTATATATTTTGTCTATGGCCGGCGGGGCAGCGGCGGATTTGGCCTTCAAATGGGCAAGGAATCAGAATCTCAATCCGCACATTCATTTTCATCTGATTCATCTGAACGTGACCATAAGGATGCTGGCAACAAAGAGCCACCAGAACAGGAAAGGAAGTCCTATATCTAA
- a CDS encoding DUF192 domain-containing protein produces the protein MLENITTKRAVADEVTVCKSRWCQARGLMFTCKNEKSALIFEFGGERQVSLHMFFVFYAIDVIFMDKNKRVVDLKNNFRPFTAYSSGKKAKFVAEVAAGLAGKSRTKIGDRMSF, from the coding sequence ATGCTTGAGAATATCACAACCAAACGGGCTGTTGCAGATGAAGTCACAGTATGCAAATCAAGGTGGTGCCAGGCAAGGGGGCTAATGTTCACCTGCAAAAATGAAAAATCAGCGCTGATTTTTGAGTTTGGCGGGGAAAGGCAGGTTTCCCTCCACATGTTTTTCGTATTTTATGCGATTGATGTAATTTTCATGGACAAGAATAAGAGGGTTGTTGACCTGAAAAATAATTTTCGGCCGTTCACAGCCTACTCATCCGGGAAAAAGGCAAAGTTTGTTGCAGAGGTTGCAGCTGGCCTTGCAGGCAAATCCAGGACCAAAATCGGGGACAGGATGTCTTTCTAG
- a CDS encoding Bro-N domain-containing protein: protein MDTNNAIVVFQGKNIRRTWHNNEWWFSVFDIVSILTDSADPKQYVKKMRSRDPVLNANWGTICTPLELLAPDGKKRETNCVNTEGAFRIIQSIPSPKAEPFKLWLARVGYDRVKEIENPELAQKRMKELFKSKGYSEEWIEKRVRGIAIRDELTDEWDKRGLQTEREYAILTAEISKATFGMTPSEYKRFKGLQKENLRDHMDDIELILTMLGEATTTRFTRERDSNEFQHLKKDAKDGGDVAGSTRKDIEQKLGKSVVSNDNFLEKSEEQKRLTHKKKEK, encoded by the coding sequence ATGGACACAAATAACGCAATTGTGGTTTTTCAGGGAAAGAACATAAGGAGAACTTGGCACAATAATGAATGGTGGTTCTCTGTGTTTGATATAGTTTCAATTCTTACGGATAGTGCTGATCCCAAGCAGTATGTCAAGAAGATGCGAAGCCGTGATCCTGTTCTAAATGCCAACTGGGGTACAATTTGTACCCCCCTTGAACTTCTTGCACCAGATGGCAAGAAAAGAGAGACAAACTGCGTCAATACTGAAGGAGCATTCAGAATCATCCAATCAATACCTTCTCCAAAAGCAGAGCCGTTCAAACTTTGGCTGGCAAGAGTCGGCTATGATAGGGTAAAAGAGATTGAAAATCCAGAATTAGCCCAAAAACGTATGAAAGAGCTTTTCAAATCTAAAGGGTATTCTGAAGAATGGATAGAGAAAAGAGTTAGAGGTATAGCTATACGAGATGAGCTTACTGATGAATGGGATAAGCGAGGATTGCAGACAGAACGAGAATATGCAATTCTAACAGCAGAAATCTCAAAAGCGACATTTGGCATGACTCCAAGTGAATACAAAAGATTTAAAGGACTTCAAAAAGAAAACCTCAGAGATCACATGGATGATATAGAGCTTATTCTTACAATGCTTGGAGAAGCAACCACAACAAGATTTACAAGAGAAAGAGACTCAAACGAATTTCAGCATCTCAAAAAAGACGCTAAAGATGGCGGCGATGTTGCAGGGTCAACAAGAAAAGACATAGAACAAAAACTTGGCAAAAGCGTCGTTTCAAATGACAATTTCTTAGAGAAATCAGAAGAGCAGAAACGACTCACCCATAAAAAGAAAGAAAAATAA